GAAAGCCGGCCGGATCCGTGAGGATCCGACCGGCTTCAGGAAGTCAGCGCGCGCTCAGAGAGCGCGGATGTTCGCCGCCTGCATGCCCTTGGGGCCACGCTCAGCGTCGAATTCGACCTTCTGGTTCTCGCGGAGCTCCTTGAAACCGGAGCCGGCGATTGCCGAGTAGTGGGCGAAAAGGTCGTCCGTGCCGTCATCGGGAGCGATGAAGCCGAAGCCCTTTTCCGCGTTGAACCATTTCACAGTGCCAGTGGCCATGTGTTTTCTACTTTCTGTTTTCAACGGCCGCTTGCGCGGCCTGCGCCGTGACGGAACGTCCGACACACGCGCCTGATCAACGTACCACGGCAGGCTGACGTTGAGCCGTGAACGGTGGATTCTGCTGCAGAACAGCTGCTTCGGTGCGCGTGCTGACCCCGAGTTTGCGCAGCACGGCGGACACATGCACGCTCACCGTCTTGACGCTGATGAACAGTCGCTCACCGATCTGGCGGTTGCTCAAACCCTCGGAGATCAACTCGAGGACCTGCCTCTCGCGCGCTGTCAGGGACTCGACCTCGGCCGATCCGCCCGCGTCCGATCCGGCAGACGCAGTCGCCAGTCCCGCCGCCGCTGCGAACGCACCGACAATCCTCTGCAGCGGCACGTGTCCGAGTCGCGCGGTCTCGCTCAGAGCATCCTCGAGCAAGGATGCCGCCTCGGCACGTTCCCCCTCGTGGACCAGCAGTCGGGCGAGCTCGAGCCGGACCACCACGCGGAAGATGACGGGCACGTCGTCGCCGTCGACGAGAGCGAGCGCGCCGCGCAGCGTGGGGATCGACCGCGACAGCAGAGCCTCGAGGATCGCCTCCCACGAACCGCCCCGCAGCTGTTCGGGCTGCGACAGCCAGGCTCGACGCACCACCTCCGCCGCGGCATCGACGTCAGCGCCGGAGGCACGAAGCTCGGCGATCATCCATCCGCCTTCGAGGAGCAGACGCCGCTGGTGCAGACAGACCGGACCTGCATCGTCGAGCATTCGCACGATCTCGTCGAGCGCCTCGGCGAGATCGCCCCGACTCTGCGCCACGGAGACGCGCATCATCACCTCGTCGTACCAGATCTGGCGCTCATCCGCGCTCGCCTCGACGAAGGCCGAATGCCACACGCTCAGATTCTCCGCCGCTTCGTCGTGCCGACCTCGCCAGGCGAGCACGCGCACCCTCGTCATGGTCGAATACAGGTGGAAGATGCGCAGAGTCCCCTGGGCGAGCTCGCGTTCGAGCATCCCCTCGACGCGTTCGATCTCACCGAGTTCGAGCAGCGGCACCGCCATGTTCTGGATGATCACGGCGCCGGTCGTGCGCTCGACCCCGAAGGCCCGCGCCCTCGCCATCCCCTCTTCGGCGACGGTCACCGCGTCTCGATAGCGGCCGAGCAGCCCGAGCAGGTCTGAGTAGTTGACCCGGTAGCGCAGCTCGGCGTTGGCGCTCTTCGCCAGACGGAGCGCGGCTTCGTACTCGCGATGGGCCTCGGCGAGATCTCCGAGCTGGGCCCGGGATCCGCCTCGCACGTTCGCGGCGATCGAGGCCTCGTCGTCGGAGCCGGCGCGCGCCGCCCGCGCCCCGGACTCGGTCGCCAGCACGATGGCCTCCTCGAACCGCCCGGCGACCATGTACCGACTGCCGAGCTGATTCTGGATGGACGCACGCAGGCGGTCGTCGTCGACGCGACCCTCGAGGATCGCCAGGGACTCCTGGAGCAGCGGGATCGCACCGCGCCGCGCGAGGTTCATCGTGTAGTACGCCTTGTCGCGCAGCAGTCGCGCGTGCATGCGCGGATCGACGGCAGCCGGATCGAGCTCCTCGAGCGCGAGGTTCACCACGGAGAGCGCCCGCTCCCCGTCGCCTCCGTTGCGCAGCACAGACCCAAGGGCGCGGAGCATCTCGAGACGCTCGATCCCAGCGACGCTCTCGGCATCCG
This genomic interval from Microbacterium hydrocarbonoxydans contains the following:
- a CDS encoding cold-shock protein, with product MATGTVKWFNAEKGFGFIAPDDGTDDLFAHYSAIAGSGFKELRENQKVEFDAERGPKGMQAANIRAL
- a CDS encoding helix-turn-helix transcriptional regulator, yielding MPPSAPSAAMVGRDAELAIVRELFGRAVEGVPVAALIEGEAGIGKSRLLREFGSEVSARADVHVGWCLDLGASRTPFGPLTGILRSIVATMGADRVRDEIGVGVEALGMLLPELNPTERSQTSPDRLRDAIASLIEAAAEHAPQVLVVEDLHWADESTLALLSFLLRTLGHGRILLLLTCRSDDVRRGDAVSRFIGESTRARLLERVTVERLETVAVRRLVESITGQPVTDAALERIHERAEGVPFFVEEIAGCSAGPLPGSLRDLLLARFDRLGDDARRVVQVVSGAERPLTHPLVTRLAGLPEVRLDEAIREATLSGILVVVDDDYRFRHALLREAVHDDLLPGERARLHRAYAEALDDDGGDTEVADPAALAYHWQLAQDDRRALAAAVAAMLDAKSRFAFASAARFGELALDLWIQVPDAESVAGIERLEMLRALGSVLRNGGDGERALSVVNLALEELDPAAVDPRMHARLLRDKAYYTMNLARRGAIPLLQESLAILEGRVDDDRLRASIQNQLGSRYMVAGRFEEAIVLATESGARAARAGSDDEASIAANVRGGSRAQLGDLAEAHREYEAALRLAKSANAELRYRVNYSDLLGLLGRYRDAVTVAEEGMARARAFGVERTTGAVIIQNMAVPLLELGEIERVEGMLERELAQGTLRIFHLYSTMTRVRVLAWRGRHDEAAENLSVWHSAFVEASADERQIWYDEVMMRVSVAQSRGDLAEALDEIVRMLDDAGPVCLHQRRLLLEGGWMIAELRASGADVDAAAEVVRRAWLSQPEQLRGGSWEAILEALLSRSIPTLRGALALVDGDDVPVIFRVVVRLELARLLVHEGERAEAASLLEDALSETARLGHVPLQRIVGAFAAAAGLATASAGSDAGGSAEVESLTARERQVLELISEGLSNRQIGERLFISVKTVSVHVSAVLRKLGVSTRTEAAVLQQNPPFTAQRQPAVVR